Proteins from a single region of Bacteroidota bacterium:
- a CDS encoding T9SS type A sorting domain-containing protein: protein MKKIVFGAVFILMISCSTTLQAQQYIYNYNIPFIEEGRTLLYPLAGGLNNPQFSAIDVNQDGKSDIYMFDRAGNKSLVLLNEGETGEINYRYWQQYQNIFPEMFDWAILLDYNCDGLEDIITGFDNGIRTYIASYDGYQINYTIDIDKLQFKEAGFYFDLAVGVIDVPGFADLDFDGDIDVLSFNIAGGIVDHYINKQVEEGLACGVMQLEHINSCWGNFYESGLTYSVQLDYECKGVTSGTNNAHAGSSFMIFDEDGDNDMDVVLGDLAFNKLNKLVNGGDNSFANIVSQDTTFPEYDNPYDDPIFPAAFLIDVNNDGKKDMLVSPNNVNQNENFKNVWYYKNISTDDTYVFDYQQDSLFVSEMVDLGEGAYPIYFDYNYDGLLDIVIGNNGYFQSGDYKGMLALFENTGTPTQAEFTLITRDWGGLSAFDFNLLVPTFGDLDGDGDMDMLVGEEEGYLHYFKNIGPPDGPASFVLQAAQYQGIDLGKNAAPQLIDLNGDGLDDLILGEKNGNLNYLENTGTAAAPLFTVVNEFWGNVDVRAPLAITGSSIPFMYKNAAGNYELYVGSENGTIYFYQPTADFSGAFTEVTDKFNNIDEGNYSAVSVADIDNDNLPDFITGNQRGGITIYRDESATGIVDNINSDNHILVYPNPTSQQIMLESLSGKEIAKAVVYGLDGRTYLTVNLSPQTKQILNVNSIPQGIYYIYLVDSHNNSIATVNFIKN, encoded by the coding sequence ATGAAAAAAATTGTTTTTGGTGCCGTTTTTATTTTAATGATTTCGTGTTCTACTACGTTGCAGGCACAACAATATATTTACAATTACAATATTCCGTTTATTGAAGAAGGAAGAACTTTATTATATCCCTTAGCAGGTGGATTAAACAATCCGCAATTTTCTGCAATAGATGTAAATCAAGATGGAAAATCAGATATTTATATGTTTGACCGCGCCGGTAATAAATCGTTAGTATTATTAAACGAAGGTGAAACAGGTGAAATTAATTACCGCTACTGGCAACAATACCAAAATATATTTCCGGAAATGTTCGACTGGGCGATTTTATTAGATTACAACTGTGATGGTTTGGAAGATATTATTACCGGTTTCGATAACGGTATTCGCACTTACATCGCAAGTTATGATGGATATCAAATCAATTACACAATTGATATCGATAAATTACAATTTAAAGAAGCCGGTTTTTATTTCGATTTAGCAGTCGGCGTAATTGATGTTCCGGGATTTGCAGATTTAGATTTTGATGGTGATATAGATGTATTATCCTTTAATATAGCCGGCGGGATTGTTGACCATTACATTAATAAACAAGTTGAGGAAGGATTGGCATGTGGCGTAATGCAACTGGAACATATCAATTCCTGCTGGGGTAATTTTTATGAAAGCGGATTAACTTATTCTGTTCAACTGGATTACGAATGCAAAGGTGTAACTTCCGGTACCAATAATGCACATGCGGGTTCTTCATTTATGATTTTTGATGAAGATGGCGACAATGATATGGATGTAGTTTTAGGCGATCTGGCTTTTAATAAATTAAATAAATTGGTTAACGGCGGTGATAATTCGTTTGCAAATATTGTATCACAGGATACTACATTTCCTGAATATGATAATCCCTATGATGATCCTATTTTCCCTGCAGCTTTTTTGATTGATGTAAATAATGACGGAAAAAAAGATATGCTGGTTTCGCCAAATAATGTTAATCAGAACGAAAATTTTAAAAATGTATGGTATTATAAAAATATTTCTACTGATGACACCTATGTTTTTGACTATCAGCAGGACTCCCTTTTTGTAAGTGAAATGGTTGATTTAGGTGAAGGCGCTTATCCCATATATTTTGATTACAATTATGATGGTTTACTTGATATTGTAATTGGCAACAACGGTTATTTTCAAAGTGGCGATTATAAAGGGATGCTGGCATTATTCGAAAATACCGGAACACCCACACAAGCTGAATTTACTTTAATTACACGCGACTGGGGCGGTTTATCTGCATTTGATTTTAACCTGCTGGTGCCAACTTTTGGCGATTTAGACGGCGATGGCGATATGGATATGCTTGTTGGTGAAGAAGAAGGCTATTTGCATTACTTCAAAAATATCGGACCGCCTGATGGCCCTGCAAGTTTTGTTTTACAGGCTGCACAATATCAGGGTATTGATTTAGGTAAAAACGCAGCACCACAATTAATTGATTTAAATGGTGATGGTTTAGATGATTTAATTTTAGGAGAAAAAAATGGTAATCTCAATTACCTTGAAAATACCGGTACGGCTGCAGCTCCCCTTTTTACAGTTGTAAATGAATTTTGGGGGAATGTGGATGTGCGCGCTCCACTTGCCATAACAGGTTCTTCAATTCCATTTATGTATAAAAATGCAGCAGGAAATTATGAATTATATGTTGGTAGCGAAAATGGAACAATTTATTTTTACCAGCCTACTGCTGATTTTAGCGGTGCTTTTACCGAAGTAACTGATAAATTCAACAATATTGATGAAGGTAATTACAGTGCTGTAAGTGTAGCTGATATTGACAATGATAATTTGCCTGATTTTATCACCGGAAACCAACGCGGCGGTATTACCATTTACAGAGATGAAAGTGCAACCGGCATCGTTGACAATATTAATTCCGATAACCATATTTTAGTTTATCCAAATCCTACTAGTCAGCAAATTATGCTTGAATCATTAAGTGGAAAAGAAATTGCAAAAGCAGTTGTTTATGGTTTAGATGGCAGAACTTATTTGACTGTAAACTTATCTCCTCAAACAAAACAAATACTGAATGTTAATTCAATTCCACAGGGAATTTATTATATCTATTTAGTTGATTCACATAATAATTCCATAGCAACAGTCAATTTTATTAAAAACTGA
- a CDS encoding T9SS type A sorting domain-containing protein codes for MKNSLLLFCLFVSLQVYGQYMPNTNIVARQYGTDLKLPFTGGLTAAQFSDIDINLDGINDLFIFDRGGKSITILIKDVAGNYSYAPEFNHIFPVLEDWALIRDYNCDGLPDIFTYYIGTTQVYKGVEIDGKLQFELAKVQLEYTDGTGSTPLYTSRTDISAIDDIDSDGDIDILAFSVSNATIRFYQNNAVEKGYSCDSLTYELNELCWGSLYEGFSCYGGDLHVACKGGDEVTPENEGSRAHIGSTIVTFDKDGDNDVDAILGDNSCNNLVYYHNGGTVASAEMDYKDTLWQSNGVEYDMTVFPAGYLIDYDNDNDQDFIATTNDYLLGLNTEHIWMYENLNTNDTFDLVFQTDTFLISDMIDIGAYSKPIFFNYNNDNLLDIVAGVSSTFGKSETFHYGLWLFKNIGTAATPKFELVTKNFGNIDGIGLTHLAPAAADADNDGDEDLFLGDINGNITYLENLSAGVGDAVMAAPVPMYQGIDVGQYSTPCFIDIQQDGKLDMVVGEVNGNLNYYHNTGTTSSPVFTLESEIWGGVDVRADLAVTGYSTPFMYRNEHDSLYLVSGSQSGNIYLYNEIEDALLGEFYESNTNYYQYHPGTYSSINGADINNDGEMDFITGSIRGGFQIFEKSFGTGISEPEIPELKIYPNPAQQFLTVSLNNPVGDNTILQMYNLTGELIYTQQVIENKTTITLNDGMLPGLYIISVADNDTFITGTFIKL; via the coding sequence ATGAAAAATAGTTTACTCCTCTTCTGTTTATTTGTCAGTTTACAAGTGTATGGTCAATACATGCCAAACACCAACATTGTTGCACGTCAATACGGCACCGATCTCAAATTACCATTTACAGGAGGATTAACAGCAGCTCAATTTTCTGATATAGATATTAACCTTGACGGCATTAACGATTTATTTATTTTCGACCGTGGTGGGAAATCAATTACCATTTTAATTAAAGATGTTGCCGGCAATTATAGCTATGCACCTGAATTTAATCACATATTTCCTGTGTTGGAAGATTGGGCATTAATACGCGATTATAATTGTGATGGATTGCCGGATATATTTACTTACTATATCGGAACTACTCAGGTGTATAAAGGTGTAGAAATAGATGGCAAATTACAATTTGAATTAGCAAAGGTGCAATTGGAATACACCGATGGTACCGGCAGCACACCGCTGTATACCAGCCGCACAGATATTTCAGCAATTGATGATATCGACAGCGATGGCGACATTGATATATTAGCATTTTCTGTTTCTAACGCAACCATTCGGTTCTATCAAAATAATGCGGTAGAAAAAGGTTATAGCTGTGACAGTTTAACTTATGAATTAAATGAATTGTGCTGGGGTAGTTTATATGAAGGATTTTCATGTTACGGCGGCGATTTACATGTTGCCTGTAAAGGAGGTGATGAAGTTACACCCGAAAACGAAGGTTCACGTGCACATATCGGTTCAACAATTGTAACATTTGATAAAGATGGCGACAATGATGTTGATGCAATTTTAGGAGATAATTCTTGTAATAATCTCGTGTATTACCATAATGGTGGCACAGTAGCTTCTGCCGAAATGGATTATAAAGATACCTTATGGCAATCGAATGGTGTTGAATATGATATGACAGTTTTTCCTGCAGGATATTTAATTGACTACGACAACGATAATGATCAAGATTTTATAGCAACAACCAATGATTATTTATTAGGGTTAAATACAGAACATATCTGGATGTACGAAAATTTAAATACGAACGATACTTTCGATTTAGTATTTCAAACTGATACTTTTTTAATCAGCGATATGATTGACATTGGTGCTTATTCTAAACCAATATTTTTTAATTACAATAATGATAATCTACTCGATATTGTAGCAGGCGTAAGTTCAACTTTTGGTAAATCAGAAACATTTCATTACGGATTATGGCTGTTTAAAAATATCGGAACTGCAGCTACACCAAAATTTGAATTAGTGACTAAAAATTTTGGTAATATTGATGGCATTGGATTAACACATCTTGCTCCCGCTGCGGCCGATGCTGATAATGATGGTGATGAGGATTTATTTCTTGGAGATATAAATGGCAACATCACTTATCTGGAAAATTTATCCGCTGGAGTTGGCGATGCGGTTATGGCTGCACCTGTGCCAATGTATCAGGGAATAGATGTTGGTCAGTATTCAACACCATGTTTTATCGATATTCAACAGGATGGTAAATTAGATATGGTAGTGGGAGAAGTAAATGGCAACTTAAATTATTATCATAATACCGGTACCACCAGCAGTCCTGTTTTTACACTCGAAAGTGAAATTTGGGGCGGTGTAGATGTGCGTGCAGATTTAGCCGTAACCGGTTATAGCACACCATTTATGTATCGCAATGAACATGATTCTTTATACCTGGTTTCGGGTTCGCAAAGTGGTAATATTTATTTATATAATGAAATTGAAGATGCGTTATTAGGCGAATTTTATGAAAGCAATACTAATTATTACCAATATCATCCCGGTACTTACAGTTCAATTAATGGAGCTGATATAAATAATGATGGTGAAATGGATTTTATTACCGGAAGTATTCGCGGTGGTTTCCAGATTTTTGAAAAGAGTTTTGGCACCGGTATTTCAGAACCTGAAATTCCAGAATTAAAAATTTATCCAAATCCAGCGCAGCAATTTTTAACTGTTTCACTTAATAACCCGGTTGGTGATAATACGATATTACAGATGTACAATTTAACCGGTGAATTAATTTACACACAACAGGTAATTGAAAATAAAACTACGATCACATTAAATGATGGCATGTTGCCGGGATTATATATTATTTCAGTTGCAGATAATGACACATTTATTACCGGAACATTTATAAAACTGTAA
- a CDS encoding PaaI family thioesterase has product MQKHFRKLENLYQTAPVQKLYQGISIVVSEGKSKITYPVDALHFHGGGSLHGAVFFKLLDDAAYFAAASIITDVFIVTASFQIKMKKPVTGGLLTAIGTLLQHSGDKLTAEAEIRDADGALVATGNGLFIKTSNPLESIADYRLSL; this is encoded by the coding sequence ATGCAGAAACATTTTCGTAAACTGGAAAATTTATATCAAACTGCACCGGTGCAAAAATTATATCAGGGAATTAGCATTGTTGTAAGTGAAGGAAAATCTAAAATCACTTATCCTGTTGATGCTCTACATTTTCACGGAGGAGGTTCGCTGCATGGCGCAGTTTTTTTCAAATTGTTGGATGATGCAGCCTACTTTGCTGCAGCTTCAATAATTACTGATGTTTTTATCGTAACAGCCAGTTTCCAAATAAAAATGAAAAAGCCGGTTACCGGAGGTTTACTGACTGCAATAGGAACATTGTTGCAACACTCGGGTGATAAACTCACCGCCGAGGCCGAGATTCGCGATGCAGACGGAGCGCTGGTTGCAACCGGAAACGGCCTGTTTATCAAAACCTCCAACCCGCTTGAATCCATTGCCGATTATCGCCTTAGCCTTTAA
- a CDS encoding PKD domain-containing protein, whose amino-acid sequence MRPLLLTLLVGLSIQCVSAQFCIPEYTAGTTDFDYIDGVAINTINNLDNGAGDGTGYSDYTDLNTSLFQGNTYELTLVNTPAYAEGYRGWIDYNQDGLFTDDEEIFTPILLPASAETIQSILIPADAPEGTTIMRIRCVYNSIDFDACAVETYGEAEDYTVNIIGVDADITINSIDPIADACELPTNQLITIELNNIGITDASGFNVAYQVDGAATVTEIFPGVLGVDEIASYTFTATADLSLDGEHEIVAWIEWVDDTYPFNDTTQLNVMNTETLITAGFPDNICYDGSTIFPTDAPPGGVWSGETIINATTGEMDPALAGGVGSTTTVTYAYEPVADYAVFEIPFYPKPLGIYDDIGLGDDDSEDDINIGFDFTFFDHVYNKIFISSNGLIGFGAPNDSYLLQHLPKPSEPNNLIAFCWTDLDPSSGGDIYYELQGVAPNRKFIIEYKNVRHYLSAATVSGQIVLYETTNAIDIINIDLQSDGGEMTQGIENITGTQAYVGSEDFNKSVFTIFNRSWRYIPTPCAVTVTDTISFISAPDVAIDDASACEGTSITLDAGDGAELYVWNTGATTQDITVYESGMYTVTYYANETCFVSDSALITIYPNPVIDLGDDGIYCEGTYLDAENFGSNYIWNTGATTQTIYVGTSGTYYVDVTIPASGCFASDTVNLEITPLPVADFDVVTDVGLTAQFTSLATGATTWFWDFGDGTTSTEENPTHIYPEAGSYTVTLVITNDCGADIFTQTIQATTSVNTIANDAMFSVYPNPVTSNLYVDFNVPADITEINIQLIDITGRILINQTVNNMNIVELNLQELPSGTYMLNIHAGLLTTIKSIIKN is encoded by the coding sequence TTGCGCCCACTTTTATTAACCCTGCTTGTTGGGCTAAGTATACAATGTGTATCTGCTCAATTTTGTATTCCGGAATATACCGCCGGCACAACCGATTTTGATTATATTGATGGTGTTGCCATTAATACGATAAATAATCTCGATAATGGTGCAGGTGATGGAACAGGTTATAGCGATTATACCGATTTAAATACATCATTATTTCAAGGCAATACGTACGAATTAACGCTTGTTAATACGCCTGCTTATGCCGAAGGTTATCGCGGATGGATTGATTATAATCAGGACGGATTATTTACCGATGATGAAGAAATTTTTACACCAATTTTATTACCTGCTAGCGCGGAAACCATACAATCAATTTTAATTCCTGCAGATGCACCGGAAGGAACTACTATCATGCGCATCAGATGCGTTTACAATAGTATTGATTTCGACGCATGTGCTGTTGAAACTTATGGTGAGGCTGAAGATTATACCGTAAATATCATTGGAGTTGATGCAGATATTACTATTAATTCAATTGACCCGATTGCTGATGCCTGTGAATTACCGACAAATCAACTCATTACTATCGAATTAAACAATATTGGCATAACAGATGCTTCCGGTTTTAATGTTGCATACCAGGTTGATGGCGCAGCTACCGTAACCGAAATATTTCCGGGTGTTTTGGGGGTAGATGAAATTGCATCCTACACTTTTACTGCTACCGCTGATTTATCCCTTGATGGTGAACATGAAATTGTTGCCTGGATTGAATGGGTAGATGATACCTATCCTTTTAATGATACAACTCAGTTAAATGTGATGAATACGGAAACACTTATTACGGCAGGATTTCCGGATAATATTTGTTACGATGGCAGCACCATATTTCCAACCGACGCTCCTCCGGGCGGTGTTTGGTCAGGCGAAACAATTATTAATGCAACAACGGGTGAAATGGACCCTGCATTAGCGGGTGGTGTTGGATCAACTACAACTGTTACTTATGCTTATGAACCTGTTGCCGATTATGCCGTATTTGAAATTCCTTTTTATCCAAAACCACTGGGCATTTATGATGATATTGGATTGGGAGATGATGATTCTGAAGACGATATTAACATCGGGTTTGATTTTACTTTTTTTGATCATGTTTACAACAAAATATTTATTTCATCTAATGGATTAATTGGATTTGGTGCACCAAATGATTCGTATTTATTACAACATTTACCAAAACCCTCCGAGCCTAATAATTTAATCGCATTTTGCTGGACCGATTTAGACCCAAGTTCCGGTGGAGATATTTATTATGAATTACAAGGTGTTGCTCCGAATAGAAAATTTATTATTGAATATAAAAATGTACGTCATTATTTATCAGCAGCAACTGTTTCGGGTCAAATTGTATTGTATGAAACAACAAATGCGATTGATATTATCAATATCGATTTACAAAGTGATGGTGGAGAAATGACTCAGGGTATAGAAAACATTACAGGAACACAAGCTTATGTGGGTAGTGAAGATTTTAATAAATCGGTGTTTACCATTTTTAACAGGTCATGGCGTTATATTCCCACACCATGTGCCGTTACGGTAACAGATACGATATCCTTTATTTCAGCTCCTGATGTTGCCATTGATGATGCATCAGCATGTGAAGGCACATCAATAACTTTAGATGCCGGTGATGGTGCTGAATTATATGTATGGAATACAGGTGCTACAACCCAAGATATTACCGTTTATGAAAGCGGAATGTATACAGTTACCTATTACGCAAATGAAACTTGTTTTGTCAGCGACTCAGCTTTAATTACCATATACCCAAATCCTGTAATCGATTTAGGTGATGATGGTATTTATTGTGAAGGCACTTATTTAGATGCAGAAAATTTCGGCAGTAATTATATCTGGAATACAGGCGCAACCACACAAACTATTTATGTTGGCACTTCAGGAACATATTATGTGGATGTAACCATTCCTGCATCAGGATGTTTTGCATCCGATACGGTTAATCTTGAAATAACACCATTACCGGTTGCCGATTTTGATGTAGTAACAGATGTGGGATTAACTGCACAATTTACCAGCTTGGCTACAGGCGCTACTACATGGTTTTGGGATTTTGGTGATGGCACTACTTCAACCGAAGAAAATCCAACTCATATTTATCCGGAAGCAGGAAGCTACACCGTAACACTCGTAATTACCAATGATTGTGGTGCTGATATTTTTACGCAAACGATACAGGCAACTACCAGTGTAAATACAATTGCCAATGATGCTATGTTTTCGGTTTATCCGAATCCGGTTACTTCAAATCTATATGTTGATTTTAATGTTCCGGCTGATATCACAGAAATCAATATTCAACTAATTGATATTACAGGACGTATATTAATAAATCAAACAGTTAATAATATGAATATCGTTGAACTGAATTTGCAGGAATTACCTTCAGGTACCTACATGTTGAATATCCATGCCGGTTTACTAACAACAATAAAAAGTATAATTAAGAACTAA
- a CDS encoding nicotinate phosphoribosyltransferase, with amino-acid sequence MLPLLLTDGYKLDHRRQYPSGTSLVYSNWAPRRSRYEEIDKITFFGLQYFIKKYLLEDFEINFFKKPKQQVLNEYTRRVNNYLGPNNIGIEHIAALHDLGYIPMVIKAIPEGTGTHARIPMCTMYNTLPDFFWLTNYFETLFSVIVWMPCTSATIAKAYHKILSAYASETSDDTAFVQWQGHDFSMRGMAGLEAAMISGAGHLLSFTGSDTIPAIDFLEKYYNANSDTELIGGSVAATEHSVMSMGTNERELDTFRRLITEIYPGGIVSIVSDTWNLWTVLLEYLPQLKEEIVNRNGKVVIRPDSGDPVDIICGDVTSDKEYERKGVVELLWDVFGGKINAKGYKELAPYIGTIYGDSITMERAKNICERLKAKGFASTNVVLGIGSYTYQYNTRDTFGFAMKATYGIVNNEQRVIYKDPVTDDGVKKSARGLLQLTLDNNNDYLLHDNCTWEEEKTGALKEVFRDGKLLIDDTLQAIRDRIKNN; translated from the coding sequence ATGTTACCACTCTTATTAACTGATGGTTATAAATTAGACCACAGACGTCAATACCCTAGCGGAACATCCCTTGTTTATTCAAATTGGGCGCCACGCAGAAGCAGATATGAAGAAATTGATAAAATCACCTTTTTTGGGTTACAATATTTCATTAAAAAATATTTGCTGGAAGATTTTGAAATAAATTTTTTCAAAAAACCGAAACAACAAGTATTAAACGAATACACCCGTCGTGTAAATAATTATCTTGGACCAAACAATATTGGAATTGAACATATTGCTGCATTACATGACCTTGGCTATATTCCAATGGTAATTAAAGCTATTCCTGAAGGAACGGGCACGCATGCGCGCATACCGATGTGCACGATGTATAATACACTTCCTGATTTTTTCTGGCTAACTAATTATTTCGAAACACTATTTTCTGTAATTGTCTGGATGCCTTGTACATCGGCAACAATTGCAAAAGCGTACCACAAAATATTATCTGCATATGCATCAGAAACAAGCGATGATACTGCTTTCGTGCAATGGCAGGGACATGATTTTTCAATGCGTGGCATGGCAGGTTTGGAAGCAGCAATGATATCAGGTGCAGGCCATTTGTTAAGTTTTACAGGCTCAGATACGATTCCGGCTATTGATTTTTTAGAAAAATACTATAACGCAAATTCCGATACGGAATTAATAGGCGGCTCAGTTGCAGCTACTGAACATTCAGTGATGAGCATGGGCACCAATGAAAGGGAATTAGATACATTCAGAAGATTGATTACAGAAATTTATCCCGGCGGAATTGTTTCAATTGTATCAGATACCTGGAATTTATGGACAGTATTATTGGAATATTTACCACAATTAAAAGAAGAAATTGTAAATAGAAATGGCAAGGTGGTAATTCGCCCCGATTCAGGCGATCCTGTTGATATTATTTGTGGCGATGTAACAAGCGATAAGGAATATGAGCGCAAAGGTGTCGTGGAACTTTTATGGGATGTTTTTGGCGGTAAAATAAACGCTAAAGGGTATAAAGAATTAGCGCCTTACATCGGGACCATTTATGGTGACAGTATTACAATGGAGCGTGCAAAAAATATTTGTGAAAGATTAAAAGCAAAAGGGTTCGCATCAACTAATGTGGTTTTAGGTATCGGCTCTTATACCTATCAATATAATACGCGCGATACGTTTGGATTTGCCATGAAAGCTACTTACGGTATTGTGAATAATGAACAACGCGTAATATATAAAGATCCTGTTACAGATGACGGGGTAAAAAAATCAGCAAGAGGCTTATTACAGCTTACTTTGGACAATAACAACGATTATTTGTTACATGATAATTGTACCTGGGAAGAAGAAAAAACCGGAGCACTGAAAGAAGTGTTCAGGGATGGAAAATTATTAATTGATGATACACTCCAGGCAATCCGGGATAGAATAAAAAATAATTAG
- a CDS encoding ribose-phosphate pyrophosphokinase produces the protein MVLNLDSSFKPLLLQEIEFETFTFSGGEPHVKLNTNSIEGETAWVTHRITTFNDLGLLFVACDALRRAGIQSLNLFLPYFPGARQDRVMVSGEPLTAKVYADLINQLHFKQVVIFDPHSEVVPALLNNCVVMNNYEFINWVYEQIPASTLLVAPDGGSLKKIYGLSAFLNKYSVVECRKHRNTETGKIDGFTAFTDDLNRQPCLIVDDICDGGATFIGIAKTLKEKNAGDLYLAVSHGIFSKGLNELQAHFKNIFTTNSFPQKENSFVSTFNLAMTN, from the coding sequence ATGGTATTAAATCTCGATTCCTCCTTTAAACCGCTTTTGCTGCAGGAAATAGAATTTGAAACTTTCACCTTTTCTGGCGGAGAGCCACATGTGAAATTAAATACCAATTCAATTGAAGGTGAAACAGCCTGGGTGACGCACCGCATTACAACATTTAATGATTTGGGCTTACTCTTTGTTGCTTGCGACGCATTGCGCAGAGCAGGAATACAATCGCTTAATTTGTTTTTACCTTACTTCCCCGGTGCCCGCCAAGACAGAGTTATGGTTTCAGGTGAACCATTAACTGCAAAAGTTTATGCTGACTTAATCAATCAGTTACATTTTAAACAAGTTGTAATTTTTGATCCCCATTCGGAAGTTGTTCCTGCATTGTTGAACAATTGTGTTGTTATGAATAATTATGAATTTATTAATTGGGTTTATGAGCAAATACCGGCTTCAACGTTGTTAGTAGCACCTGACGGTGGTTCGCTAAAAAAGATTTACGGATTAAGCGCATTTTTAAACAAATATTCGGTAGTTGAATGCAGGAAACACCGTAACACTGAAACCGGCAAAATAGACGGATTTACTGCCTTTACAGATGATTTAAACCGGCAACCTTGTTTAATTGTAGATGATATTTGTGATGGCGGCGCTACGTTTATCGGAATTGCCAAAACGCTAAAAGAAAAAAATGCCGGTGATTTATATTTGGCTGTCAGCCATGGCATTTTCAGCAAAGGGTTAAATGAATTACAAGCGCATTTCAAAAACATCTTTACAACAAATTCTTTTCCGCAAAAAGAAAATTCGTTTGTATCTACATTTAACTTAGCGATGACAAATTAA
- a CDS encoding NUDIX hydrolase: MAIAKNQDIKLAVDAIVFGYNQNELQVLLVKQKFGEMANKWVLPGGFINNDELLKDAVISELNEEAGIRVDYLEQLYTYGDNVHRDPRGRVVSVAYYALVDPSQFNITAGSDAKDAKWFPLLKVPKTGYDHNKMIQYASTRLSDKIQYQPIGFELLADKFPFSDLENLYITILGKQIDRRNFRKKVLASEILIETNEFASNAVGRPGKLYQFDKSRYYELTKSGWQLDLKFL, translated from the coding sequence ATGGCAATCGCAAAAAATCAGGACATTAAACTCGCAGTTGATGCAATTGTTTTTGGGTATAACCAAAATGAATTACAGGTGTTACTGGTAAAACAAAAGTTTGGCGAAATGGCAAATAAATGGGTTTTACCCGGTGGCTTTATCAATAACGATGAACTACTTAAAGATGCTGTTATTAGCGAATTAAATGAGGAAGCTGGAATCAGGGTTGACTACCTTGAACAATTGTATACCTACGGCGATAATGTACATCGTGACCCGCGTGGCAGAGTTGTGAGTGTTGCCTATTATGCCTTGGTTGATCCTTCACAATTTAATATAACTGCAGGTAGCGATGCTAAGGATGCTAAGTGGTTTCCACTGCTGAAAGTGCCTAAAACAGGCTACGACCACAATAAAATGATTCAATATGCTTCGACACGATTGTCTGACAAAATTCAATATCAACCCATAGGTTTCGAATTATTAGCCGATAAATTCCCATTCTCAGACCTGGAGAATTTATATATTACCATTTTAGGAAAGCAGATTGACAGACGTAATTTCCGCAAAAAAGTGCTGGCCAGTGAAATATTAATTGAAACAAATGAATTTGCATCAAATGCTGTTGGCCGTCCGGGTAAATTGTACCAGTTTGATAAAAGCAGATACTATGAATTAACTAAATCAGGTTGGCAGTTGGACTTGAAATTTTTATAA